A stretch of Pirellulales bacterium DNA encodes these proteins:
- the phoU gene encoding phosphate signaling complex protein PhoU: MSKHLQRDLKDLEQSLLDQSAVVEQMVYRACEALRELNTDGLREVMADEEQVNRREVQIEEDCLKILALHQPVAVDLRRVAMVMKINTDLERIADLAVNIGERARSLVMHPEFDPPANLDQMAEIAISMVRDALDAFVRLDVEAAREVCLRDDEVDGLNRQVIADMYDLIAANPSEVEPALHFYSASRHVERIGDHATNIAEDVIYLVEGEIARHRGDNVAI; encoded by the coding sequence ATGTCAAAGCACCTGCAACGCGACCTGAAAGATTTGGAGCAAAGCCTCCTCGACCAGTCGGCGGTCGTCGAGCAGATGGTTTACCGCGCATGCGAGGCGCTGCGAGAACTGAACACCGACGGGCTCCGCGAAGTGATGGCCGACGAGGAACAGGTCAATCGCCGCGAGGTGCAGATCGAGGAAGACTGCCTGAAGATCCTCGCGCTCCACCAGCCGGTCGCGGTCGACCTGCGCCGCGTCGCGATGGTGATGAAGATCAACACAGACCTGGAACGGATCGCCGACCTCGCCGTCAACATCGGCGAACGGGCCCGCAGCTTGGTGATGCACCCCGAGTTCGACCCCCCCGCCAACCTCGACCAAATGGCCGAGATCGCGATCTCGATGGTCCGAGACGCGTTGGACGCCTTCGTGCGTCTCGACGTCGAGGCGGCCCGCGAGGTCTGTCTCCGCGACGATGAAGTCGACGGGCTCAATCGGCAGGTCATTGCGGACATGTACGACCTGATCGCCGCGAACCCGTCGGAGGTCGAGCCGGCGCTCCACTTCTACTCGGCCTCACGGCACGTCGAACGGATCGGCGATCATGCCACGAACATTGCGGAGGACGTCATCTATTTGGTCGAAGGCGAAATCGCCCGCCACCGAGGCGACAACGTCGCGATTTGA
- a CDS encoding phosphate ABC transporter ATP-binding protein has protein sequence MMRTDSNVAPPTAAEIKKLPKKVTAERVNFYYGEHQALHGITLAVPERHVTALIGPSGCGKSTFLRCLNRMNDMIEGTRVEGSILLDDQDIYRPRTDVVELRKRVGMVFQKSNPFPKTIYENVAYGPRVAGIRRREVLDEIVERCLQQAALFDEVKDRLDTSALQLSGGQQQRLCIARALATSPDVLLMDEPASALDPKSTARVEDLIFELKDNYTIVIVTHNMQQAARVSDQTAFFYEGRLIEAGPTNEIFTKPKEKQTEEYITGRFG, from the coding sequence ATGATGCGCACCGACTCCAATGTCGCCCCGCCGACCGCGGCGGAAATCAAGAAGCTCCCCAAGAAAGTGACCGCCGAGCGGGTCAACTTCTACTACGGCGAGCATCAGGCGCTGCACGGCATCACCCTGGCGGTCCCCGAGCGACACGTCACGGCCCTCATCGGCCCCTCGGGGTGCGGCAAGAGCACCTTCCTGCGGTGTCTCAATCGCATGAACGACATGATCGAGGGGACCCGCGTCGAGGGCTCCATCCTGCTGGACGATCAGGACATCTACCGCCCGCGGACCGACGTCGTCGAGCTCCGCAAGCGCGTCGGCATGGTCTTTCAGAAGTCGAACCCCTTCCCCAAGACGATCTACGAAAACGTGGCCTATGGCCCGCGGGTGGCGGGAATTCGCCGCCGCGAGGTGCTGGACGAAATCGTCGAACGCTGCTTGCAGCAGGCAGCGCTGTTCGACGAGGTGAAGGACCGACTCGATACGTCGGCGCTGCAACTCTCCGGCGGCCAGCAGCAACGGCTGTGCATCGCCCGGGCGCTGGCCACCAGCCCCGACGTGCTGCTGATGGACGAACCCGCCTCGGCGCTCGATCCCAAAAGCACCGCTCGCGTCGAAGATCTCATTTTTGAACTCAAGGACAACTACACGATCGTCATCGTGACGCACAACATGCAGCAGGCGGCTCGGGTCTCCGACCAAACAGCCTTCTTCTACGAAGGCCGCCTCATCGAAGCCGGGCCGACCAACGAAATCTTTACGAAGCCCAAAGAGAAGCAAACCGAGGAGTATATCACGGGGCGGTTCGGTTGA
- the pstA gene encoding phosphate ABC transporter permease PstA, with the protein MPRPLAYEAPGRPYAPLLSRMFAIACGTCMTICLLMLAAILWKTFQFGWDRLDWSFLQRKPSYAAARTGILVPLVGSLYLIGLTALIAVPAGIGAAIYLEEYAPPSRMRTIIQTNIANLAGVPSIVYGILGLGLFVRQLNLGRSVLAGALTMSLVVLPIVILSAQEALRAVPNTIRQASYALGATRWQTIWRQLLPAALPGMLTGVILSLSRALGEAAPLVAIGAATIVRKVPQNLAKDEFTALPMQIYYWTDMPDEAFHEVAAAAIIVLLTVLIVMNALAVYLRYKFGKRVQW; encoded by the coding sequence ATGCCCCGACCTCTCGCCTACGAAGCCCCCGGCCGGCCGTACGCTCCGCTGTTGTCGCGGATGTTCGCGATTGCGTGCGGCACGTGCATGACGATTTGCCTGTTGATGCTGGCGGCGATTCTGTGGAAGACGTTCCAGTTCGGCTGGGACCGTTTGGACTGGTCGTTTCTGCAACGCAAACCTTCCTACGCGGCCGCGCGGACCGGCATCCTCGTGCCGCTGGTCGGCAGCCTCTACTTGATTGGGCTGACCGCGCTGATCGCCGTGCCGGCCGGCATCGGGGCCGCCATTTATCTTGAAGAGTATGCTCCCCCCAGCCGGATGCGGACGATCATTCAGACGAACATCGCCAACTTGGCCGGCGTGCCGTCGATCGTCTACGGCATCCTCGGCCTGGGGCTGTTCGTGCGACAACTGAACCTCGGCCGCAGCGTTCTCGCGGGGGCCCTCACGATGAGCCTCGTCGTGCTGCCGATCGTGATCCTGTCGGCCCAGGAAGCGTTGCGGGCAGTCCCCAACACCATTCGGCAGGCCTCGTACGCCTTGGGGGCGACGCGATGGCAGACCATCTGGCGGCAATTGTTGCCCGCGGCCCTGCCGGGAATGCTGACCGGGGTCATTTTGTCGCTGTCGCGAGCCCTGGGCGAGGCGGCTCCGCTGGTCGCCATCGGGGCCGCGACGATCGTCCGCAAGGTCCCCCAGAACCTCGCCAAGGACGAATTCACCGCCCTGCCGATGCAAATCTACTACTGGACCGACATGCCCGACGAGGCGTTTCACGAGGTCGCCGCCGCGGCGATCATCGTCCTGCTGACGGTGCTGATCGTGATGAACGCGCTTGCGGTCTACTTGCGTTACAAGTTCGGGAAGCGTGTCCAATGGTAG